The sequence AATTAGATGTCTAAATTTAAAATAGTTTCGGTCTAGATAAGAGGGATGGATAATCtgaatttgtatcttttgagttTACTTTGAGTTGCTGAcggaaatatatttctttccaataattatttgatttctgatattaaaaaaaagaaactatttgtttcacccAAGAGCATATCTAGTTGTAAGGCTTTTTGTACTGATATGGAAAAAGCAAGAATAAAAATGCACTAATTTTATAACAGATGTATGTTagtttacaaattaaattctatcactaattgttgttttaaattatgGGTTCTATGACAGATTTTGAATTAACAGCCATCTGgggaaaatattgatttttttttaattctcctggctacatttcagcctattaaatgtttttttcttggatttcatttttttttttttttaagtgtctGTATCTTTAAGTAATTGTAAGGGCGCACCCCTTCGTGCCCGAaacgaagtgcgaagcacttctaaagTAACACACAcatgaaatataagaaaaaactcAATCTTCAAatttcaatcctacacactgacagcttcagtttgcggccgccattgtttacccactgtaaaaaatcacatcagcgtgaatgcgatgctttgaagACAGCTCATTATTTaatcaagcggttcaaacgctttcatgATCCGACGAATGTAATCTTCATCaggcagaagctcagtgctattgctctttatttgcaagcgttcaagtgacaGACTAGCTTCCAATATAATCAACTAACCAagaacggaatatctgttacggaaatgaAAATTTCTTCCTTCTCTTATGTGGATTTCCTTCAAAATTTGGGGTTTAACACTGCAAATTTGAATTTTTCTGCTtgaaaaaatcaatttgtagtAAAAATTATAAGTAAGTATCATTATAAACGGTATAAAAAGGAACGAAAtatcttttattaacaaaatataattaaaaaatgaaaaatatgttcaaaaggtggacacaaggggtccccttgccacatacccaAAGTATTATTAGAAAACATCCttttaggccctttatgcctttttgaaaaaatacaaaatagataaaaagttatttacctagacctttaacactgcaaattttgaagaaaaaaacggagcgtgggcggattttgcaaCCCTATCTTTGCAGACTAACCTACCTTCTAGGCCAAGGGAAAAATGTCGAAAAGAATGACGAATAGAAACTATTTTTCTAAGAGGAAGTTGAGTTTCTGTCTCCTTTCTTCCTTCCGTGGCACTTACAATTGTCTCTTCAGATCTGGACGCTCTGGGGTGTACAACATCTCCTGGTCCCAGTTTCttgtaaggaaggctccttaccTTAAAAGTTTCCTTTAACTCCTCTAATGCTTTCGTATGGTAATTGTTACGTTGAGAAAATTCTTAgaattaaggaatgttcatgaaactgtcCCGTGTCCCCTCCCCTTTTCACCGATCCAATTTTCTCGGGTACAAAGAAAAAGTTCTTGTCTTGAAGGAGGGTGACAGGACCATGTTCCGCAAAGGTGGGATCTGCGAAGTTCCTCTGACGGGATATAGATATATACGATTCCCTCATCATGTTCTCATGATCAGAAAATCCTTGGTGCAGCATACTCGCGCGGTCCTCAACTTCTTGCTGAAGGTAGGTAAATCAATCCCTCCAAAGAAAAGTCGGAGGTCACTCTTTCACCGAACTTTGTCATCATGAGGAACCGTTGGAATACAGTTCCTGGGATTGGTTTCCAGAGAATATATTTCAGAATGCCCTTGACTCGATTCTAATTTAATGAACATGTCTCAGGTTCAGGTGCGGTCGTTATTCATACTTCTGAGGTATCTAGGCAACTCCATGGCAGATGTGGTCCCTTTTAAACGTTAGCAACCAAGACCTCTGCATATATACTTGTCTCGCCTTCTTTGCAATCTCAAATTTCCACAAACATGACCTTCTTTTAGACCAAAAATGTTATAAGTTCACTTGAAAATGTCCTTCCTGCTTACACACATAGGTAAGTTGTGAGGTGTCGGTTTATACTTGACATGAAAATCCTTGTATGGTCGACCTTATCTCACAACACCGCTAGAGTAAGATTGTTCTAAAGTCATTTAAAGTGAATAATGAAAAGAAATcaagtaaataaacaaaacaacgcCCTAAAactatttgtacctgtattactttattttaatatcttcaATTATCTTACAGTTGACCATAGGTATCAGAATATTCTGTTGGTGTAATTATAATGAAAAGACGAGCCTAATGCCTGTATCGTCCTCTAAACCTacctatatgtatatgttttttttttttttttttttttttttttttttgccaaatatCTATAATCCACCTTTAAATAAGGCCAAAAACCCTAATCATTTCTAAAGGCAGATTCAGCGGACTAATGCCTGTACAAATGAACATGTTGTCTTCACATATACAGTATTATCAGCATAGTATACCATTTGCATAATTAATttgcataaaaaaatatttgataacgAGGTGTTTCTGCGAATTGAGCGTTCGAACGAAATGTTATTGCGTTCAAATggttatttatttcatgtccgctacCCAGTCAGCGTATGTTTCTTTTCATCATGCCAAAAAACTTATTTAGAAAGGAACTTTCTACTTTTGCTTGTCTGTAGAGTATATATGCTAGTCTGTAGAGAAGataaattattaaatgtttCTCCAGCTGTTCAGAACAAGAATATATGTATGCACATTATCACTGATTATGGAATACGTGTACATGATATAAATTAGAGGTTATGTTCGGGGTctttatataaattgatatctAATTTGAATGCATGTACGTGAATGAAATGGAGAAAGACGCCATCTTTcgaaatgttttatcaaaatgaaaataaagggGAAACGTGGTAATTTATAACATTTGAATGTTCGCGCGGTTTTGAACACGATTCAGGAGTAATGCGCCTGCGCAACGCTCCATCCTCCATTTCCGGAAGCTGGCCAACACGTGTGTTTGTTTTGATGCTGACTTGCTGGTAATGATCTTTTGTTTTcctctgttttattatatatttgaacTAGTTGTTGGTCTACATAATTATAACTCTACGTTATTCCGCGTTATATTATGTTTTGCACAAGTAAATGACCACTGACAATATTTTGAAGGACGTTCTCGTAATGTCTGACATTATCATGACATCATGACAACTTTCAGTAATAAGTAGGCTCATACGCCGTATGATATGGGACggatacatgcatatatatacatgtgtgtgtgtgtcaatCTCAAAAGCACATGAtccaaatttcatttttgaaccAAATTTCCCCAACCCTTAATTTAcccacagggccatgtatagtttctatatgaaaaaatagccagaaatacatataaaatttgtatatgtatttctggctattttttcatatagaaactatacacGGCCCTGTGATTTACCTAACATTTCTTAGGCAAGTCAAACAGAAAccttattttgataatattctGATTAGGACTACCGATACATTACTGTGCTTATATATAGTGCACTACAATATTATAACAGCAGTTAGGAAATGTAGGGGCCAGATAGggcacagggccatgtatagtttctatatgaaaaaatagccagaaatacatataaaattttatatgtatttctggctattttttcatatagaaactatacatggcctTGTGGATAGGGGCTCGAACTTAGGTCCTCCAAACACTAACTGGATGCTCTACCAATGGAGCTACATGTACctacaatgtatttacattgtacctgcATGCGGTTGTCGATAATCGACCAAGCTCCGTCCTTATAGGTTTAAACAGTTCATGAGTCCCTTTTCAAAGTCTTCACACTCAAAGACATACAATATATGAGACCCTAATACCACCACTGTGGGTagttagttgggcgccaattctgtaacacgAGAGCTAGGAGAAAATGTATACAGCCATCCCGAGGCTCGAAACTTGGACCTTCGAACACTAGACAGATGGTGATCGGCGCACTACAATCCTACTACACTACTACACGCTGGTCCTGACAATCATAGCAAGAGTAACTGACTAAAAACTGATACAATGTTTAACTGtcaatttgataatgaaaataattttctgcTTTTGATTAACAGACTGAAATGGTATTGAATGGAATTTTCTTCTCATCCCTAGTCCTTTTAAAATGCATTTAGGTAATTTCATCACTTGCCTAAGATGTAAATAACAAAGCAATTGTCTTGtgtaatattaaaatgtaaaattttagtcaattttgccagatagtacatgtagatatatgaaccagacacacaacacatatttgattttgatacaaattaCATGCTCGTTTTTTTATGATCCTTCCTTTGATTTAACATTTGTTAATATCAGACTGTTCTATCTGCAGACTTTATTGTTTTTAGGTCTGACCTGAAACAAGTTCCCAGCATCATGTTGAGAATCCACAGAGTTGTAATGTCCCTTGCCAATAGTGGAGTGAGTGGTCACCAGAGAATCTCCATGTCCCAGCGATCTAATGATATCCCGAGGCTCCCCGTACTTACTCTGTACACTAAAGATGACTGTCAGCTCTGTGAGGAAGCCAAAGATACTCTCATACCTCTCAGTCACAGGGTTAGTCTCGACTTCGTGGATTGTAGATCTTCATTAGTTAAATAAgtttatatcaaaaatatgtGCAATATAAGTCATGTTTTAgctatgtacatgtgtattacgGTACCACGATATactgaaatatacatattttagaGGTACATGTTTCTTAACATCTTTAATTAGAGTGCTCATATTCATTAAAGAAGTATCTCTATTATTACAGAAAAAGAAACTAAAACTTTAAGCTGACAATATTGGTTAAGTAGAGGCATTAAAATTAGAACATATGTTataaatttcttaaaatatttagtacatataCCAGGTAATGTTTTGTTTAGAACTAATAGTTTTCTGATCTATTCAAATGCAGTTATTCCCCTTGGATACTTGTTCACTCACCAGATCTAAAATTGActttaattgaaaacaaaaaattcaTGACACATGctgtacattttattatttttcatcaagtaaaatgtataatgttcaaaatttagtttttaacaaatcttaaactattttttttccattttctaGTTTCAGTTAGAAGAAGTGGATATCACAGCGCCCAGCAATAAGGAGTGGCTGAAGTATTGCTATGATATACcagtatttcattttaatggGAAGTATTTGATGAAACACCGAGTCAACCTCAAAGATTTCGAACGTAAACTTACAGAGTACGAAAATGTCCATGGGAGATGCTGATTCAATTTGGTATGAAAATCCCCAAGAATAATCTTGAAGACATATAAGGTGCTGAAATGTTAAGATTACATATATTGGTGGATTACAAAACCCACAGAATGTGTTGATcacatataaacataatatgTTAAACACTTTACAGATCAATGTGAACATCCTTGCAGAATGTGTTGAATCCATGTACAGATTATCAAAATAGCCTGGGATGATGTCCTTATCATTCATAAGTACATTTTAATCACAGATACATTTAGGGGCAGGGTGATCcagtggttaaagtgtcttAACAAGTTCTCGGTGGGCAAGTGGTTGAGAAGTCCCAAAATATTACCAAAAGCCCATtacctctgggtcatgagtttgaatcccatgtggcaGTTATCAGGTACTGAC is a genomic window of Argopecten irradians isolate NY chromosome 10, Ai_NY, whole genome shotgun sequence containing:
- the LOC138332631 gene encoding glutaredoxin-like protein C5orf63 homolog — protein: MRLRNAPSSISGSWPTRVFVLMLTCWSDLKQVPSIMLRIHRVVMSLANSGVSGHQRISMSQRSNDIPRLPVLTLYTKDDCQLCEEAKDTLIPLSHRFQLEEVDITAPSNKEWLKYCYDIPVFHFNGKYLMKHRVNLKDFERKLTEYENVHGRC